The Mytilus edulis chromosome 5, xbMytEdul2.2, whole genome shotgun sequence genomic interval GTGACGGCGGTTACGGATCGTCCTCTTTAATGGCTGATTTATTAGGAGGCTATCGAGGAGGTGGTGGCTATGGCGGTGGCGGTGGTGGTGGTTATGGCGGCGGAGTGGGATACAGAGGCGGCGGTTTTGGAGGTAGGGTGGAAGATTTTAAGTGTTGATTTACAAGAAGAAAACTTAATAGTCGTCTGTACATTGCACtttataatcatttatttttatcaaatggtCAAACCTAAACTGCACAGAAATGAAAATATGAATCTGgacaataaatgattttttacagAGGTGTGCCTTGTTTCGCTGTGaatcattgattgattattttaaaaaaatttcgcATTTCCATTTCAAACTTAGAGAGAAGGGTGTTCGAATAATCTAGGGTAAATAAAATGTTAACATTACGATAGTGATCAATCAATACTGTAACCATCCGTGTATTGGATTGAATCGGTACGTAATCAAATGCCAAAGGATATGTGTTCAAAAAATATCTTAAAGGAAAGTTATACAAGATCTTTTTCACATGTTTCATGTCAATGCCATTTACCAAATATTATATTCAGTAAGGTTTTAAAGTCGAAAACTTGAGTGAAGTCGGTTGaaaagattatttaaaaaaaataaaattataaatattattaataaatgtatacCAGGCTTTTTTCTTGGTCTGAtcttttattacattttcagGTGGAAGTCGCGGACGAAACCTAGCTGGTAAATATTATTATACAATTCGTCctacctgagactactataacacagtagTCTCAGATCCTACCAATGTATGTACTAACtattattatttatatagatCAGATAAACGTGAACATACAGTAATATAGATGCAAGAACATTAGCCAAAATCCCTACTGATATTTCCATACGTATCTAACAAGTTAGAATTCTGTTTTTACGATGTTTAcgtaataattaaaaaaagcgACGAGGAATATTCTGGGTTTTAAAAATAGCTATGCTCAGTCATATAGAATATATACTTATAGATGCATCTAGACCACACATCGCGTTTCAAAGCAGAAAATAACAAATTTCGATAATTAATCCTATGTATAAGTAATATAATCATCATTTCTTTCAAAATATGCATTATCAAAGGGAGGTTTACGACAAGGTTGTCGACTTGTTCAGCGAATatattgattataaaaataacatgtacaaaattttataattttactcAGATTCTAATAAGAATGTTTAAAGAAGTTGTTCTTATTTCATAACTCTGATGAAGTAAATTTAAAGTTAGTAACTTTGACCATCATtaaatttatgtttcattgcaGCTACCACAAAATATGCaccaataaatgaaaaataaccatCTTAAAAACATAACATCGTTCTACTAAGGatattcataattaatttaaaaaggAAATAGATAAAGAAAAAAGTTGATTTAGTCAAGGTTGAAAGACTTTTAAAAAGCCTATCGGAatgattcttttaaaaaaaaaaatagcaaaaggGTTCGTTTAGTTCCTGACTTTTTGACATTCACAATCGTTCATAATGATGTTATGGGAAATACTTATTCTAAACATATTCTAACAATATTCataacaaatttgtattttctttctttaacatTGCAGTTGTTCAAACGCCAGTGCTTGAATATCAGAATGGTGTTATGGGtaatactttaaaaattaaaGATCTTCTAATAATATTCATAACAACCTTTATTTTACTTTGCAGTTGTTCAAACGCCAGTGCTTGAATATCAGAATGTGGTTCGAAATGTCCCAACAATTGAATATCAAAATGTTCCACAAGTACAGTTCCAAACGCAAACTGTGGCGAGACAGGTTCCAATCTATGCTAATTCAAACCCAAGTTATCCCAGTAATCCATCATACGTCGGTCCATCATCATGGATGGGTAGTGGACCCGCCGCACCTGTTTACTCTGGACCCGCCGCACCCGTTTACTCTGGACCCCCTGCACCAGTTTACTCTGGATCCTCTGCACCCGTTTACTCTAGCGCCCCCTTGTTTCCAAGTGGATTAGGATCACCAAACTTCAACACCGGAGGTTCGGCACCAATTTATTCTGGTGGTGCTCCAGTATTTAATACAGGAAACAGTGGAGTTGGGGCACTTAGAGGAGACGGGACCTTCAACCCATCACAACCTAACACGTACCTGGTTGGGTAATGTAATTATCTAGGTAAGTTATACTTTCATTTAAGAGAGGTACCATTTTATTTTTgatgggggctaggatgaaaaaagttgtaatctctgtcctgcctttttatttttcactttgtcTGGTCCTGACGTTTTATGtccaatttatgggcattatgttttctgg includes:
- the LOC139525586 gene encoding uncharacterized protein, coding for MIKYLLLLGLVLFTSNVKAGGYGKGSGYGHGSGRGYGGSSYGMEYRGYGDGGYGSSSLMADLLGGYRGGGGYGGGGGGGYGGGVGYRGGGFGGGSRGRNLAVVQTPVLEYQNVVRNVPTIEYQNVPQVQFQTQTVARQVPIYANSNPSYPSNPSYVGPSSWMGSGPAAPVYSGPAAPVYSGPPAPVYSGSSAPVYSSAPLFPSGLGSPNFNTGGSAPIYSGGAPVFNTGNSGVGALRGDGTFNPSQPNTYLVG